The Cupriavidus nantongensis genome has a segment encoding these proteins:
- a CDS encoding IS5 family transposase produces the protein MRGADTFTESLFTMRRLDDFVPKSHPLRSIRAMANQALVKMDRLFAQMYEDDIKGGQPSIAPEKLLRAMLLQVLYSVRSERQLMEQTQYNLLFRWFIGLSMDDTVWVPTVFTKNRERLIKHDAVIQFFNEVLAIAQKKNWLSGEHFSVDGTLIQAWAGHKSFVRKDGGDDKDDNDGANFKGRTRSNETHESKTDPDAKLYRKGKTASELRYMGHTLSDNRHGLVVSAMVTNADGHAEREAAKVMLNDARQVTDDPNTEITVGADKGYDAQEFIQACLELKVTPHVAQNTSGRRSAVPDAIACSAGYAVSQQKRKLIEQGFGWVKTVGRMRQVMVRGLKRVDQMFVLSMAAYNLVRMRSLGQIRPQLQ, from the coding sequence ATGCGCGGCGCAGATACCTTCACGGAAAGTTTGTTCACTATGCGGAGGCTGGATGATTTCGTGCCGAAGTCCCACCCGCTGCGCTCGATCCGCGCCATGGCCAACCAGGCGCTGGTAAAGATGGACCGGTTGTTCGCACAGATGTACGAGGACGATATCAAGGGTGGCCAGCCCAGCATCGCGCCGGAGAAGTTGCTGCGGGCCATGCTGCTGCAGGTGCTCTACAGCGTTCGCTCCGAACGCCAACTCATGGAGCAGACGCAGTACAACCTGCTGTTTCGCTGGTTCATCGGGCTGTCGATGGACGACACCGTTTGGGTGCCCACGGTCTTCACCAAGAACCGCGAGCGGCTGATCAAGCATGATGCGGTGATCCAGTTTTTCAACGAGGTGCTGGCCATCGCGCAGAAGAAGAACTGGCTGTCGGGCGAGCACTTCAGCGTGGACGGCACGCTGATTCAGGCGTGGGCAGGCCACAAGAGCTTCGTGCGCAAGGACGGCGGCGACGACAAGGACGACAACGACGGCGCCAACTTCAAAGGTCGCACGCGCAGCAACGAGACGCACGAGTCCAAGACCGATCCCGATGCCAAGCTGTACCGCAAGGGCAAAACTGCGAGTGAACTTCGCTATATGGGTCATACCCTGAGCGACAACCGTCACGGCCTGGTGGTGAGCGCCATGGTGACCAATGCGGACGGACATGCTGAGCGCGAGGCCGCGAAGGTGATGCTCAACGATGCCCGACAGGTGACGGACGACCCGAACACCGAAATCACGGTGGGTGCAGACAAGGGCTACGACGCGCAAGAGTTCATTCAAGCCTGCCTGGAACTGAAGGTGACGCCCCACGTGGCACAGAACACCTCGGGGCGCCGCTCGGCCGTTCCTGATGCCATTGCTTGCAGCGCCGGGTATGCCGTTTCGCAGCAAAAGCGCAAGCTGATCGAACAAGGCTTCGGATGGGTCAAGACTGTCGGGCGCATGCGCCAGGTGATGGTGCGTGGACTGAAGCGAGTCGACCAGATGTTCGTGCTGAGCATGGCCGCCTACAACCTCGTGCGCATGCGCTCACTGGGACAAATCCGTCCGCAGTTGCAGTAA